A genomic segment from Candidatus Korarchaeum cryptofilum OPF8 encodes:
- the larB gene encoding nickel pincer cofactor biosynthesis protein LarB, whose amino-acid sequence MREILEKLARGEISVDEAEKLLKLFEIAEIEGLARIDLGRGIRRGVPEIIVAEGKSTDEVLKIAKRMLDEVGRAIISRASEDLMKISLPGAIVEVHERARIVVLKREGFRVERTGGKVGILTAGTSDIRIAEEAGVIAEEMGCEVLRAYDVGIAGLHRLFEPLKEMIREDVDVLIVVAGREGALASLVAGLVDIPVIAVPSSSGYGFGGRGLSALMSMLQSCPLGLAVVNIDGGVPAGVVASLIANRVAKYRRREKI is encoded by the coding sequence TTGAGGGAGATACTGGAGAAGTTAGCTAGGGGAGAGATATCCGTAGATGAGGCTGAGAAGCTCCTCAAGTTATTCGAGATAGCTGAGATCGAGGGCCTAGCTCGGATAGACCTCGGGAGGGGGATCAGGAGGGGGGTCCCGGAGATAATAGTGGCTGAGGGGAAGAGCACAGATGAAGTGCTAAAGATAGCTAAGAGGATGCTCGATGAAGTGGGGAGGGCTATAATAAGTAGGGCGAGCGAAGATCTCATGAAGATCAGTTTGCCCGGGGCTATAGTGGAAGTGCACGAGAGGGCGAGGATCGTAGTGCTGAAGAGGGAGGGGTTCAGGGTGGAGAGGACGGGGGGTAAAGTCGGTATACTGACAGCTGGAACTTCTGACATCCGGATCGCTGAGGAAGCTGGAGTTATAGCTGAGGAGATGGGCTGCGAGGTCCTGAGGGCTTATGATGTTGGAATAGCGGGGCTTCACAGGCTCTTCGAACCGCTGAAGGAGATGATAAGAGAGGATGTAGATGTGCTTATAGTGGTAGCGGGGAGGGAAGGGGCTCTAGCGTCCTTAGTCGCGGGGCTAGTTGATATCCCCGTCATAGCAGTCCCATCCTCAAGTGGCTACGGTTTCGGGGGCAGGGGGTTGAGCGCGCTCATGTCGATGCTTCAGTCCTGCCCACTGGGGCTCGCTGTAGTCAACATAGATGGAGGCGTCCCCGCGGGAGTAGTAGCATCTCTAATAGCCAACAGAGTCGCTAAGTACAGGAGGAGGGAGAAAATTTGA
- the larC gene encoding nickel pincer cofactor biosynthesis protein LarC: MILIDCSSGIAGDMFLAALLDLGADEKKVLRAIDEIGELLSRIEVRIGEVKRRGMRAKRVDFYSESWPSLSGDDLINYVERCVERLDISDEARSYAIRVAETLVEAERRVHGEAHLHELGQPDAIAEIVGVSVALDDLKAFNTTVYSTPLAVGGGFVETSHGRLPVPAPATLEILKGFPISGGPVREELATPTGASLLVNIVDSVTELYPMMRPSGVGYGAGSKELEIPNVLRIVSGEPLDSRREEVLIIETNVDDVPGEVLGYALDKLMKEGARDAFIIPIIAKKGRPGQVLKAIADRGNAEHLARVMMEETGSLGVRVYGCERIVLNREIVPVKVSIDGQEFEVRVKVAGSLRAKPEYEDIREIAERTGKPLRVVMRLVEDRLREHGGA; the protein is encoded by the coding sequence ATGATACTCATAGACTGCAGCTCCGGGATAGCTGGCGATATGTTCCTAGCGGCTCTCTTGGATTTGGGAGCCGATGAAAAGAAGGTATTGAGGGCTATAGATGAGATAGGGGAGCTCTTGAGCAGGATAGAGGTCAGGATAGGGGAAGTAAAGAGGAGGGGGATGAGGGCCAAGAGAGTCGACTTCTACTCTGAGAGCTGGCCCTCGCTGAGCGGGGATGATCTCATAAATTACGTGGAGAGATGCGTTGAGAGGCTGGATATCAGCGATGAAGCGAGGAGCTACGCGATAAGGGTGGCTGAAACTTTAGTTGAGGCTGAGAGAAGGGTGCATGGGGAAGCTCACCTCCACGAGCTCGGTCAGCCAGATGCTATAGCTGAGATAGTTGGGGTTTCAGTGGCTCTAGATGACCTGAAGGCATTCAATACGACTGTTTACTCCACGCCCCTCGCGGTGGGCGGGGGCTTCGTGGAGACCTCCCACGGGAGGCTTCCAGTCCCCGCTCCAGCCACGCTGGAGATACTCAAGGGCTTCCCGATCTCAGGGGGACCGGTGAGGGAGGAGCTAGCCACACCTACCGGAGCTTCCCTACTCGTAAACATAGTCGACTCCGTTACTGAGCTCTATCCGATGATGAGGCCCTCCGGAGTCGGATACGGTGCTGGGAGCAAGGAGCTGGAGATACCAAACGTGCTCAGAATAGTCTCAGGCGAGCCCCTGGATTCGAGGAGGGAGGAAGTCCTCATAATAGAGACGAATGTCGACGATGTGCCCGGGGAGGTGCTGGGTTACGCTTTAGATAAGCTCATGAAGGAGGGGGCGAGGGATGCTTTCATAATCCCCATAATAGCTAAGAAGGGCAGGCCCGGTCAGGTACTGAAGGCCATAGCTGACAGGGGTAATGCGGAGCATCTGGCTAGGGTGATGATGGAGGAGACCGGAAGCCTGGGGGTTCGCGTATACGGATGCGAGAGGATCGTCCTGAATAGGGAGATAGTGCCCGTTAAAGTGTCCATAGATGGTCAAGAGTTCGAGGTCAGGGTGAAGGTAGCTGGCAGCTTGAGGGCGAAGCCTGAGTACGAGGACATTAGGGAGATAGCCGAGAGGACGGGGAAGCCCCTCAGGGTGGTGATGAGGTTGGTTGAGGACAGGTTGAGGGAACATGGGGGAGCTTGA
- the larE gene encoding ATP-dependent sacrificial sulfur transferase LarE: protein MGELEDLIVEKGKDGVIIALSGGLDSSTLAALCKKLLGDKAIAVTVASELQPEEEIEGARRVAEEIGIRHILIEVSLLKEEVARNGPDRCYHCKKAMFRRIRELAEELGVREIFDGTNASDSWRPGIGALRELGIRSPWAELGFRKEEIREIARNLGLSVSEKAPQSCLATRIPFGERITEERLMRIWRAEKLIRELTGVKILRVRDHGGIARIEVSRDELASILDPPKIDAIVRGLKGLGFRYVTLDLEGYRPADPPPP from the coding sequence ATGGGGGAGCTTGAGGATCTAATAGTGGAGAAGGGGAAGGATGGAGTAATAATAGCCCTCTCAGGGGGGCTAGATAGCTCGACTCTAGCTGCCTTATGCAAGAAACTGCTCGGAGACAAGGCGATAGCTGTGACAGTGGCTTCCGAGCTCCAGCCCGAGGAGGAGATAGAGGGAGCTAGGAGAGTGGCCGAGGAGATAGGGATAAGGCACATCTTGATAGAGGTGAGCTTGCTGAAGGAGGAAGTTGCCAGGAACGGGCCAGATAGATGTTATCACTGCAAGAAGGCTATGTTCAGGAGGATTAGAGAGCTGGCGGAGGAGCTGGGGGTTAGGGAGATATTCGATGGGACTAACGCATCAGACAGCTGGAGGCCCGGGATCGGGGCCCTGAGGGAGTTAGGGATAAGAAGTCCCTGGGCTGAATTAGGCTTCAGGAAGGAGGAGATAAGAGAGATAGCTAGGAATCTAGGATTATCGGTCAGTGAGAAGGCTCCACAATCCTGCTTAGCCACTAGGATACCTTTCGGGGAGAGGATAACAGAGGAGAGGCTCATGAGGATATGGAGGGCTGAGAAGTTGATCAGGGAGCTGACTGGAGTGAAGATCCTCAGGGTGAGGGATCACGGGGGCATAGCTAGGATAGAGGTAAGTAGGGATGAGCTGGCCTCCATTCTAGATCCTCCCAAAATAGATGCGATAGTTAGGGGATTGAAGGGGCTGGGATTCAGGTACGTGACGCTGGATCTTGAGGGATATAGGCCAGCGGATCCTCCTCCCCCATAA
- a CDS encoding ABC transporter substrate-binding protein, whose amino-acid sequence MKWHYLLILALLLIAAYLIIPKEGRREVVVGTIQGGISTLDIMEADWMKVVRFDKPLDLSQALSRGEVDVAVITAEMYAKFAEKDKDLKVIAADMLQNQAIIGIEDIRELKGKRVGATTASGTYAMFLAYLNLSGLSQKDIIVVDAPPLQLVQALERKDVDAIVCWEPIASKLIAKGYKHVDFIKLAERYLGRKPVMLVWVAKASFLGRPEAKEFIEMRERAASEWGKRAPEALKKLYNMSDGEISVLMRRVEIVRGLPKEDIIAAWELASAGGYISEGLIEELKGRAFWEG is encoded by the coding sequence ATGAAGTGGCACTACCTCCTCATCCTAGCCCTGCTGCTCATAGCAGCTTACTTAATCATCCCGAAGGAGGGGAGAAGGGAAGTAGTAGTCGGGACGATACAGGGAGGGATAAGTACTCTCGATATAATGGAAGCTGACTGGATGAAGGTGGTCAGGTTCGATAAGCCCTTAGATCTATCTCAAGCCCTCTCCAGGGGCGAGGTGGATGTAGCTGTGATAACGGCTGAGATGTACGCTAAGTTCGCTGAGAAGGATAAGGATCTCAAGGTAATAGCTGCCGATATGCTCCAGAACCAAGCTATAATAGGTATCGAGGATATCAGGGAGCTGAAGGGGAAGAGAGTGGGAGCTACGACAGCTAGCGGGACTTACGCTATGTTCCTAGCTTATCTGAACCTCTCTGGATTGAGCCAGAAGGATATAATAGTAGTTGATGCCCCTCCCCTTCAATTAGTTCAGGCTCTGGAGAGAAAAGACGTAGATGCCATCGTATGCTGGGAGCCGATAGCCTCCAAGCTCATAGCTAAGGGCTATAAGCACGTGGACTTCATAAAATTAGCTGAGAGGTACTTGGGGAGGAAGCCTGTTATGCTGGTCTGGGTAGCTAAAGCGAGCTTCCTGGGGAGGCCGGAAGCCAAGGAGTTCATAGAGATGAGGGAGAGAGCTGCATCGGAATGGGGGAAAAGGGCTCCTGAGGCCCTCAAGAAGTTGTACAATATGAGCGATGGGGAAATTAGTGTCCTGATGAGGAGGGTCGAGATAGTGAGGGGCCTCCCGAAGGAGGATATAATAGCGGCTTGGGAGCTGGCTTCAGCGGGCGGTTACATAAGCGAGGGATTGATAGAGGAGCTCAAGGGGAGGGCCTTCTGGGAGGGCTGA
- a CDS encoding ABC transporter permease, whose product MIKIGALSSFILLLLLWEAISLPGLLPSPLSTLRYIASLDPDLIALHTVITLYNSFAGFSLSMLLSLALGFLSHRNEFIRGFSMGICSIFNSTSALIWSLVLVSTIGILSPLPPILVASAVSLPQLLSATIAALDSVDKNLIEAVRSLGGSSANEYLDVIIPGSLPMIIAASRVALGLSLRISVVAEAFGSSGGIGYMIMRSYNLADAPGVLAWSLILIALVLALDRLLLMPVEERSSSWLK is encoded by the coding sequence TTGATCAAGATAGGGGCCCTCTCATCCTTCATCCTACTCTTATTGCTTTGGGAAGCTATATCCCTTCCCGGACTCCTCCCATCCCCTCTATCCACTTTAAGATACATAGCGAGCTTGGACCCTGATTTGATAGCCCTTCACACGGTAATAACTCTCTACAATAGTTTCGCCGGTTTCTCTCTTTCTATGCTCCTCTCCCTAGCCTTAGGATTCCTCTCTCACAGGAATGAGTTCATCAGGGGCTTCTCGATGGGGATATGCTCGATATTCAATAGCACATCGGCCCTGATATGGTCCCTGGTCTTAGTATCTACGATAGGTATACTCAGCCCCCTCCCCCCTATACTAGTGGCCTCAGCGGTCTCCCTACCGCAGCTACTCTCAGCAACAATAGCTGCCCTGGATTCAGTCGATAAGAACTTGATAGAGGCCGTGAGATCCCTAGGAGGGAGCTCGGCTAACGAGTACTTAGATGTGATAATACCGGGATCCCTCCCGATGATAATAGCTGCCTCCAGGGTGGCCCTCGGCCTCTCTCTCAGGATAAGCGTAGTGGCTGAGGCCTTCGGCTCCAGCGGTGGGATAGGCTATATGATAATGAGATCCTACAACTTAGCCGATGCTCCGGGAGTCCTGGCGTGGTCCCTCATATTAATAGCTTTGGTGCTCGCCCTGGACAGGCTCCTGCTCATGCCAGTTGAGGAGAGGTCGAGCTCATGGCTGAAGTGA
- a CDS encoding ATP-binding cassette domain-containing protein, producing MAEVILEALGIRKGFSELVLADISLRLERGEILGIVGPNSCGKTTLLRILAGLEGYYEGEVRRNGSLSIVFQEDRLLPWKTLMENICLGLKYAGRRDIEKALNYARRLGISEEDLRSFPRRVSGGTRRKAAIARALALEPEIILMDEPFTGLDFSTMVTLRSSLADLLRERGISAIIVSHQLEDLLTVVDRCVVMTPKPSKIGAELNMRGMGLEERINLLKDVLMRMVSDHGP from the coding sequence ATGGCTGAAGTGATCTTGGAGGCTCTTGGAATAAGGAAGGGCTTCAGCGAACTAGTGCTAGCTGATATAAGTTTGAGGCTGGAGAGAGGGGAGATACTGGGGATAGTGGGCCCGAATTCATGCGGCAAAACTACCCTATTGAGGATATTGGCCGGATTGGAGGGCTACTATGAGGGGGAAGTCAGGAGGAATGGTAGCTTGAGCATAGTGTTCCAGGAGGACAGGTTGCTGCCCTGGAAGACGCTCATGGAGAATATATGCCTCGGTCTGAAGTACGCTGGGAGGAGGGATATTGAGAAAGCGTTGAATTACGCTAGGAGGCTTGGGATAAGTGAGGAGGACCTCAGGAGCTTCCCTAGGAGGGTTAGCGGCGGGACTAGGAGGAAAGCTGCTATAGCTAGGGCCCTCGCCCTGGAGCCGGAGATAATACTGATGGACGAGCCATTCACAGGCCTAGATTTCAGCACTATGGTGACTCTGAGATCATCCCTAGCGGATCTTCTGAGGGAGAGGGGGATTTCAGCTATAATAGTGTCGCATCAACTCGAGGACTTGCTAACTGTAGTAGATAGATGCGTGGTAATGACGCCGAAGCCCTCTAAGATAGGGGCTGAGCTTAATATGAGGGGGATGGGGTTGGAGGAGAGGATAAATTTGCTCAAGGATGTGTTGATGAGGATGGTGAGCGATCATGGGCCTTAG
- a CDS encoding UbiD family decarboxylase — translation MGLRDFLNKLEEIGELRRVKARVSVDLEIAEILRRVARGGPALLFENIEGFDGWRLVGNIFSKAERVKLALNCDPEEAGSKLVSMIRAPPLSLPDKVRMLSDVISLGRHLPKLSGADWKKGKWDRVDLERIPAIRTWPKDASRFFTFPIVITKDPETGVHHLGVYRMQLMDSKTTGMHWHVHKRGAAYMRKHSGKMPVAVAVGVDPALAFTAVAPVPEGIDSYVFAGIITGRSFEVSRGELTDLLIPSDAELVIEGEVSDEVRLEGPFGDHMGYYTPPSPFPVFRAGAIYTVEDPIFHATVVGYPWLEDSVIGKGIERLFLPLARMIIPELVDMNIPEYGLFHGLAIISMRKRYPGQARSAAMGLLGIGQFSLTKIVVVVDEDVNVHDINEVIYAIATTVDPRRDVQIIENAVTDELDHASSTPRLGSKMIIDATRKLREELGREWPESVEPDPEVARRVDERWREFGI, via the coding sequence ATGGGCCTTAGGGATTTCCTGAATAAACTGGAGGAAATTGGAGAGCTCAGGAGAGTTAAAGCTAGGGTTAGCGTGGATCTGGAGATAGCTGAGATATTGAGGAGGGTGGCTAGAGGAGGGCCCGCTTTACTTTTCGAGAACATAGAGGGTTTCGATGGGTGGAGGCTAGTGGGCAACATATTCTCGAAGGCTGAGAGGGTGAAGCTAGCCCTCAACTGCGATCCGGAGGAGGCGGGGAGTAAGTTAGTGAGCATGATAAGGGCCCCTCCCCTCAGCCTCCCGGATAAAGTGAGGATGCTGAGCGATGTGATATCCCTGGGGAGGCACCTCCCGAAGCTGAGCGGTGCGGATTGGAAGAAGGGGAAGTGGGATAGAGTCGATCTCGAGAGGATACCAGCTATAAGGACATGGCCCAAGGATGCCTCGAGGTTCTTCACCTTCCCGATAGTGATAACTAAGGATCCTGAGACCGGAGTGCACCATCTAGGGGTCTACAGGATGCAGTTGATGGATAGCAAAACTACCGGGATGCACTGGCATGTGCATAAGAGAGGGGCAGCTTACATGAGGAAGCACAGCGGTAAAATGCCCGTAGCTGTCGCAGTTGGCGTCGATCCAGCTCTAGCTTTCACTGCAGTTGCTCCAGTGCCCGAGGGGATAGACAGCTACGTTTTCGCTGGCATTATAACAGGAAGATCCTTTGAAGTGAGCAGAGGGGAGCTCACGGATCTGCTCATACCCTCCGATGCTGAGCTAGTTATAGAGGGCGAAGTCTCGGATGAAGTGAGGCTCGAGGGCCCCTTCGGGGATCACATGGGTTACTACACTCCCCCCTCCCCCTTCCCCGTGTTCAGAGCTGGGGCTATTTACACGGTAGAGGATCCGATATTCCACGCGACAGTAGTGGGCTACCCCTGGCTGGAGGATTCCGTCATAGGGAAGGGGATAGAGAGGCTCTTCCTCCCTCTGGCCAGGATGATAATCCCAGAGCTTGTGGATATGAACATACCTGAGTACGGGCTCTTCCACGGCCTAGCTATAATATCGATGAGGAAGCGGTACCCAGGCCAAGCGAGGAGCGCTGCCATGGGGCTCCTCGGGATAGGCCAGTTCTCCCTCACTAAGATAGTAGTGGTCGTTGATGAGGACGTGAACGTCCACGATATCAATGAGGTGATATACGCTATAGCTACTACAGTGGATCCGAGGAGGGATGTTCAGATAATAGAGAACGCTGTGACAGATGAGCTAGATCACGCTAGCTCAACTCCGAGGCTGGGGAGCAAGATGATAATAGATGCCACTAGGAAGCTCAGGGAGGAGCTGGGCAGGGAGTGGCCCGAGAGTGTGGAGCCGGATCCCGAAGTCGCTAGGAGAGTTGATGAGAGGTGGAGGGAGTTTGGGATATAG
- a CDS encoding 4-hydroxybenzoate octaprenyltransferase, which translates to MGYRTYLEMLRLPHTLFSLPFAYVGALAAGLRDPLDALMVGVALFSARSVAILSNDLVDREIDALNPRTASRPLVTGEADPSKVSMLIALFSALFVLSALYFNFLCFLLSFPILLAELSYPFAKRIHCFPHFHLGAVLGASPLAGFIAISNSLKGLPWSYSISLALWVAGFDIIYSMQDVDFDRKFGIKSIPSCFGESFALNSASACHILSFLSLLPSVRGPYSLASLIAFGAILLIENAEARRGKYKEAFDLNIISGLILGLGFMIDLI; encoded by the coding sequence TTGGGATATAGGACTTACTTGGAGATGCTCAGGTTACCCCACACCCTCTTCAGCCTCCCCTTCGCTTACGTAGGAGCCTTAGCTGCTGGCCTCAGGGATCCCCTAGACGCTCTCATGGTGGGAGTAGCTTTGTTCTCAGCCAGATCCGTGGCTATACTCTCAAATGATCTAGTGGACAGGGAGATAGATGCGCTAAATCCGAGGACAGCTAGCAGGCCCTTAGTGACTGGGGAAGCTGATCCATCGAAGGTATCCATGCTAATAGCTTTGTTCTCAGCTTTATTCGTGCTCTCAGCCCTTTACTTCAACTTCCTCTGCTTCCTCCTCTCCTTCCCCATACTCCTGGCTGAGCTCTCATATCCCTTCGCGAAGAGGATACACTGCTTCCCCCACTTCCACTTAGGAGCTGTACTAGGCGCCTCTCCCCTTGCAGGATTCATAGCTATCTCTAACAGTCTCAAGGGCCTACCCTGGAGCTACTCCATATCCCTAGCCCTATGGGTGGCCGGCTTCGATATAATATACTCGATGCAAGACGTGGATTTTGACAGGAAGTTCGGGATAAAATCAATTCCTTCATGCTTCGGGGAATCCTTCGCGCTTAACTCAGCCTCGGCATGCCATATCCTCTCCTTCCTATCTTTGCTGCCCTCCGTGAGGGGTCCCTACTCCCTGGCCTCCCTTATAGCATTCGGCGCTATCCTCCTGATCGAGAACGCTGAGGCCAGGAGGGGGAAGTATAAGGAGGCCTTCGACCTTAACATAATATCAGGTCTCATCCTGGGGCTCGGATTCATGATAGACCTTATCTAA
- a CDS encoding metallophosphoesterase family protein yields MSAKMYLVISDAHANYDALARVLESLRYESVIFLGDSVDYGPQPAETLDLLKEVGAIMLKGNHDAAAAHGISCRCAEELRPLSEYTRERITMNLLSKEDLKFLADLPEKIELEIDGRRVYAVHASPKNHLYGYVMPDMSDEELESELYDLDPMSPFPRKLDHDLVLLGHTHRAMMRELSSLILNPGSVGQPRDRDPRASFALIGEEIKLGRIEYDVESIVRKIKDLKLEKWAEESLISILRTGSLDKVYHESEPQDET; encoded by the coding sequence ATGTCCGCTAAGATGTACCTCGTTATCTCGGACGCCCACGCTAATTACGATGCCCTAGCTCGCGTCCTTGAGAGCTTGAGATATGAGAGCGTGATATTCCTGGGGGATTCCGTCGATTACGGTCCTCAGCCAGCTGAGACCCTGGACTTGCTCAAGGAAGTCGGGGCGATAATGCTGAAGGGGAACCACGATGCAGCGGCAGCTCACGGTATAAGTTGCAGGTGCGCTGAGGAGCTGAGGCCCCTGAGCGAGTACACTAGGGAGAGAATCACTATGAATCTCCTCTCTAAGGAAGATCTGAAGTTCCTAGCTGATCTCCCTGAGAAAATTGAGCTTGAGATAGATGGGAGGAGGGTGTATGCTGTGCACGCCTCTCCTAAGAATCACTTATACGGTTACGTGATGCCCGATATGAGCGATGAGGAGCTCGAGTCTGAGCTCTACGATCTAGACCCAATGAGCCCCTTCCCCAGGAAATTGGATCACGATCTAGTACTACTGGGCCATACGCACAGGGCTATGATGAGGGAGCTCAGTAGCCTCATCCTGAACCCGGGCTCCGTGGGGCAGCCGAGGGATCGCGATCCCAGAGCTTCCTTCGCCCTCATAGGGGAGGAGATAAAGTTAGGGAGGATCGAATACGATGTGGAGAGTATAGTTAGGAAGATAAAGGATTTGAAACTGGAGAAATGGGCCGAGGAATCCCTGATAAGCATATTGAGGACAGGTTCCTTAGATAAGGTCTATCATGAATCCGAGCCCCAGGATGAGACCTGA
- a CDS encoding DMT family transporter has protein sequence MNRMGAGEWGLLIILSVLWGASFLFMGILVKELPPLTISASRLTIASLLIGILASRRPKNLPWRELLILGVLNNTIPYALILWGQRYVSSSVASIINSTSPFFTSIFAHFLTDDEKINKFSMMGISLGFSGVLAMAWDSAQGSLIGELAIITAVICYSYATVYGRRFYSMGLSPLDIAFGQLSTAAATSIPLAILERPWLAMPSQRAWVSIIGISVFSTALAYLIFFRILERAGATNANLVTLLIPVTATLLCTAFLGERLELRHIVGMCLIMTGLLIMNLRGEL, from the coding sequence ATGAATAGAATGGGAGCGGGGGAATGGGGCCTCCTCATAATCCTCTCAGTGCTATGGGGGGCCTCCTTCCTATTCATGGGGATACTGGTCAAGGAGCTCCCACCCCTAACTATATCGGCCTCCCGCCTCACCATAGCCTCCCTTCTTATAGGGATATTAGCTTCGAGGAGGCCCAAGAACCTCCCCTGGAGGGAGCTCCTCATCCTGGGAGTGCTTAACAACACGATACCGTATGCTCTCATCCTCTGGGGGCAGAGGTATGTGAGCAGCAGCGTTGCCTCTATAATAAACTCCACCTCACCCTTCTTCACATCTATCTTCGCTCACTTCCTGACAGATGATGAGAAGATAAATAAATTCAGTATGATGGGAATTTCCCTAGGTTTCTCGGGTGTCCTGGCTATGGCCTGGGACTCGGCGCAGGGCAGCTTGATAGGGGAGCTCGCTATAATAACTGCTGTCATATGCTACTCTTACGCCACTGTTTACGGGAGGAGATTCTATTCCATGGGCCTCTCCCCTCTCGACATAGCTTTCGGGCAGCTATCAACTGCCGCAGCTACCTCAATTCCACTAGCGATTTTGGAGAGGCCATGGCTGGCTATGCCCTCGCAGAGGGCTTGGGTCTCTATAATAGGTATAAGCGTTTTCTCAACGGCCCTAGCTTACCTCATATTCTTCAGGATACTGGAGAGGGCTGGAGCTACGAATGCGAATCTGGTCACGCTACTGATACCAGTGACGGCTACTCTGCTATGCACCGCTTTCCTGGGGGAGAGGCTGGAGCTCAGGCATATAGTGGGGATGTGTCTAATAATGACCGGGCTCCTCATAATGAACTTAAGAGGTGAGCTTTAA
- a CDS encoding MATE family efflux transporter, whose protein sequence is MELSKFAYITAIGTLADSLISLISLITVSKLSTVAIAATGIVSYLFFLINAASMVFTGGLMVLISQAFGARKLELAEEASAETLSLAMASSLIALISMPMWLKPYLELVSMGNSDIVSESYIYASMRLLSLPAILINSSLSAIYRAGDDAYTPTICSLVNASSGAIIIPSMTLGLFGLPRMGLLGAGLGSSISSYLSVLVYAVRPPPLRIGIRRPRSLAAKVIWIGAAHGS, encoded by the coding sequence ATGGAACTATCAAAATTCGCTTATATAACAGCTATAGGAACCCTGGCCGATTCCTTAATAAGTCTAATCAGCTTGATAACTGTCTCAAAACTCTCAACTGTCGCAATAGCTGCTACTGGCATCGTCTCGTACCTCTTCTTCCTGATAAACGCCGCTTCAATGGTATTCACGGGCGGGTTGATGGTCCTGATATCGCAAGCGTTCGGGGCTAGGAAGCTGGAGCTCGCTGAGGAAGCTTCAGCAGAGACCCTCTCCCTGGCGATGGCTTCCTCCCTAATAGCTCTGATCTCTATGCCAATGTGGCTCAAGCCCTATCTCGAATTGGTATCGATGGGTAACTCCGATATAGTATCGGAATCCTACATTTACGCTTCTATGAGGCTCCTCTCCCTCCCGGCTATACTGATCAATTCCTCCCTCTCGGCCATCTACAGGGCTGGAGATGACGCTTACACTCCGACTATCTGCTCCTTAGTGAACGCATCCTCTGGGGCCATAATAATACCCTCCATGACCCTCGGCCTCTTCGGGCTCCCCAGAATGGGGCTGCTCGGAGCTGGGCTCGGCTCATCTATCTCGAGTTACCTCAGCGTCCTCGTATATGCGGTGAGACCCCCTCCCCTCAGGATAGGGATCAGGAGGCCCCGATCTCTAGCGGCTAAGGTTATATGGATAGGGGCTGCCCACGGCAGCTGA
- a CDS encoding MATE family efflux transporter, with translation MASISQNVYINAVARGGTSALAAHNIGITVENVIIQPSFAIGMTALVKAGQSLRSEDEVNEVLRRSLRIGASWMGLASLLLVAASPFAGRAFSSDPDVVKLTSIYLILAAMSEIGLGISQAFFGAIRGMGSVWIPFLISSISLIFLRALPAQLLSMKYGAIGAWMTQNTDMYGRVMISYAIWRSSGRRLMKRVF, from the coding sequence GTGGCTAGCATCTCTCAGAACGTTTACATAAATGCCGTTGCCAGGGGAGGGACTTCCGCTCTAGCTGCTCACAACATAGGGATAACTGTGGAGAATGTGATAATACAGCCTAGCTTCGCGATAGGTATGACTGCCCTAGTTAAAGCGGGCCAGAGCTTGAGGTCCGAGGATGAAGTGAATGAGGTCCTTAGGAGGAGCTTGAGGATCGGTGCATCCTGGATGGGCTTAGCTTCCCTGCTGCTGGTAGCTGCCTCTCCATTCGCGGGAAGGGCTTTCTCATCGGACCCGGATGTAGTCAAGCTGACCTCCATATATCTGATACTAGCTGCGATGAGCGAGATAGGGCTCGGGATAAGTCAGGCTTTCTTCGGAGCGATAAGGGGTATGGGGAGTGTCTGGATCCCCTTCCTGATAAGCAGCATCTCCCTGATATTCCTAAGAGCCTTGCCGGCTCAGCTCCTCTCCATGAAGTACGGGGCTATAGGGGCTTGGATGACCCAGAACACTGATATGTACGGGAGGGTAATGATATCTTACGCCATCTGGAGGTCATCTGGTAGGAGGTTGATGAAGAGGGTATTCTGA
- a CDS encoding cupin domain-containing protein, translating into MRRIPVLESGDIRVVRVESEGEDTIPEHTHEADEVAYVERGSAEITVEGKAFRVGEGEALLIPKGAKHWASLRNCTLIAFYHP; encoded by the coding sequence ATGAGGAGGATCCCGGTACTGGAGAGCGGCGATATAAGGGTGGTGAGGGTGGAATCCGAGGGAGAGGATACGATACCCGAGCACACGCATGAGGCCGATGAGGTGGCTTACGTGGAGAGGGGGAGCGCTGAGATAACTGTAGAGGGGAAGGCGTTCCGCGTTGGTGAGGGTGAAGCGTTATTGATACCGAAGGGAGCTAAACACTGGGCTTCACTCAGAAATTGCACTCTAATAGCTTTTTACCACCCTTAA